In Acaryochloris marina S15, a single genomic region encodes these proteins:
- a CDS encoding IS1634 family transposase, which translates to MYSPQEIDVQDIDHLGIIAGIVDEIGIVEIVDRLLGTHEQENVSCGQVVKALILNGMGFLSAPLYLFSEFFESKATEHLLGQGVLPEHLNDTRIGRVLDKLYAYGVTQIFIHVAMAVVQKFDVALRCAHLDATSLSVEGQYLDKPQVEASDESPSAPESPSPALAESEEPIPVKITYGYSRDNRRDLKQFVLNLLVSGDGGIPLFLQVGNGNDADKSTFVPIIHEFKQQWSQQQPEVIVADSALYSADNLQALGSTSWISRVPASSTAAQDLLQGLPGSQFHPSALNGYSFVEVCSTYGEIQQRWLVVESKARRDSGLKQVQKRIDQAFSQKTTALKTLCKQTFLCPADALAAAQDFGKILRYHTLDDLKIHKKPHYSKAGRPTKATVVTHYTYSIEATLTLNEPVIERYRRQAGRFILATNLLEQEQWSNDDILREYKNQQACEGGFRFIKDPLFFASSVFLKTPRRIAALAMIMALCLMVYSLGQRQLRNALEQVQTTLPNQKGKQTMKPTLRWILQCFQAVHLVWLDGAKHLIKLNSRQQLILPFLGKGCKKYYLLC; encoded by the coding sequence ATGTATTCACCTCAAGAGATAGACGTTCAGGATATTGACCATCTCGGTATTATTGCCGGTATCGTCGATGAGATCGGCATTGTCGAAATAGTGGATCGATTATTAGGTACTCACGAGCAAGAGAATGTTAGTTGTGGTCAAGTTGTCAAAGCCCTGATTCTAAATGGTATGGGCTTTTTGAGTGCTCCATTGTACTTATTTAGTGAGTTTTTCGAAAGCAAAGCAACCGAGCACTTACTCGGTCAAGGTGTACTGCCAGAGCACCTCAACGATACCCGTATCGGTCGAGTCCTCGACAAGCTCTATGCCTATGGTGTGACCCAGATATTTATCCATGTGGCAATGGCAGTCGTTCAGAAATTCGATGTAGCTCTAAGGTGTGCGCATCTAGATGCGACAAGCCTTAGTGTTGAGGGGCAATACTTAGATAAACCACAGGTTGAGGCGTCAGACGAATCCCCCTCTGCACCTGAGTCCCCCTCCCCTGCACTGGCTGAATCAGAGGAGCCGATACCCGTGAAAATCACCTACGGCTACTCACGGGACAATCGTCGTGATCTCAAGCAGTTTGTATTGAACCTACTGGTGAGTGGGGACGGGGGTATTCCTTTATTTTTACAAGTGGGCAACGGTAATGATGCGGACAAAAGTACGTTTGTGCCTATCATCCATGAATTTAAGCAACAGTGGAGTCAGCAACAGCCAGAGGTGATTGTTGCTGATAGTGCCCTCTACAGTGCCGACAATCTGCAAGCATTAGGAAGTACATCTTGGATTAGCCGAGTTCCAGCAAGTTCAACGGCAGCCCAAGACTTATTACAAGGGCTGCCGGGTTCACAGTTTCACCCCAGTGCTCTCAACGGCTATAGCTTTGTCGAAGTATGTAGTACCTATGGAGAGATTCAACAACGGTGGCTGGTGGTTGAAAGTAAAGCTCGCAGAGACTCTGGACTCAAACAAGTGCAAAAGCGGATTGATCAGGCGTTTAGCCAAAAAACTACTGCACTTAAAACCCTCTGCAAACAGACCTTCTTGTGCCCTGCAGATGCTTTAGCTGCAGCCCAAGATTTTGGCAAAATCCTCAGGTATCACACCCTTGACGATCTCAAAATCCACAAAAAACCTCATTATTCAAAGGCTGGACGACCGACAAAAGCAACGGTTGTGACTCACTACACCTATTCTATTGAGGCTACCTTAACCCTCAATGAGCCAGTCATCGAACGCTATCGGCGGCAAGCAGGTCGTTTCATCTTAGCCACCAATCTCTTGGAACAAGAGCAATGGAGCAATGATGATATTCTGCGCGAGTATAAGAACCAGCAGGCGTGTGAAGGAGGCTTTCGCTTTATCAAAGATCCACTCTTCTTTGCCTCTAGTGTTTTCCTGAAGACACCTCGGCGTATCGCTGCCTTAGCCATGATCATGGCCTTGTGTTTGATGGTCTACAGCTTAGGACAACGACAGTTAAGAAATGCACTAGAACAAGTACAAACAACTCTCCCTAATCAGAAGGGGAAACAAACTATGAAACCTACGTTACGTTGGATTCTCCAATGCTTTCAGGCCGTCCATTTAGTTTGGCTTGATGGTGCCAAGCATCTCATCAAGCTCAACAGCAGGCAGCAACTTATCTTGCCGTTCCTTGGGAAGGGCTGTAAAAAATATTATCTGCTCTGCTAG
- a CDS encoding GNAT family N-acetyltransferase, which translates to MESTEVCGPIIRSIEKADISAVAHLMTRLSQMAVQSHPDIHRLLLLENARDYLEEKIGVEQEFIYVAVVDDQRVGYIHFEVCEREETIFSHARKILYLHQIYVVQEFRRTGVGSQLISTMKRFAQEIDNLKWIWFDMYSSDSSALKFYQAQGFEAIGSRMSLSQESGFK; encoded by the coding sequence ATGGAAAGTACAGAGGTATGTGGCCCCATTATCCGAAGCATAGAGAAGGCTGATATTAGTGCTGTAGCCCATTTGATGACTCGTCTCAGCCAAATGGCAGTGCAATCACACCCAGATATCCATCGTCTCCTACTGTTGGAAAACGCTAGGGACTATTTAGAAGAAAAAATAGGTGTAGAGCAAGAATTCATCTATGTTGCAGTGGTTGATGACCAACGGGTTGGATATATCCATTTTGAGGTTTGCGAACGAGAAGAAACTATCTTTTCTCATGCCAGAAAAATTCTCTACTTGCACCAAATCTATGTAGTGCAGGAATTTCGTAGAACAGGAGTGGGAAGTCAGCTGATTTCAACAATGAAACGGTTTGCTCAAGAGATAGACAACCTGAAATGGATTTGGTTTGACATGTATAGTTCCGATTCATCAGCATTGAAATTCTATCAAGCGCAGGGCTTTGAAGCGATAGGCTCTCGCATGAGTTTAAGTCAGGAAAGTGGATTTAAGTGA
- a CDS encoding Calx-beta domain-containing protein codes for MPPINDDQSLAASIASIGDTQSYTFTAQAGDLIKAFVDNLTGGRVQIQLLDSDGVTVLEEQSSPLNARDAGIGLTSLPFAIAATGQYTLVVAGVGNTTGNYTVGLTNFTENAQTIADNQVVASSLDFAGDGEAYTFTAQSGDLIEAFVDNLTGGRVRIRLLDANGVTVLDEQSSPLNARDVGVGELTSLPFAIASTGQYTLLVDGVGDATGNYTVGLTNFTENAQTIADNQVVTSSLDFAGDGEAYTFTAQTGDLIEAFVDNLTGGRVRIRLLDANGVTVLDEQSSPLNARDVGVGELTSLPFAIASTGQYTLLVDGVGDATGNYTVGLTNFTENSQIIADNQVVTSSLDFAGDGEAYTFTAQAGDLIEAFVDNLTGGRVRIRLLDANGVTVLDEQSSPLNARDVGVGELTSLPFAIASTGQYTLLVDGVGDATGNYTVGLTNFTENSQIIADNQVVTSSLDFAGDGEAYTFTAQSGDLIEAFVDNLTGGRVRIRLLDANGVTVLDEQSSPLNARDVGVGELTSLPFAIASTGQYTLLVDGVGDATGNYTVGLTNFTENAQTIADNQVVASSLDFAGDGEAYTFTAQSGDLIEAFVDNLTGGRVRIRLLDANGTTVLDEQSSPLNARDVSIENFQIQNAGTYTLLVDGVGDTTGNYILNFGGASSPSLSLSISPNSISENGGIATATLTRNSTIGDLTVDLASNDVTEASVPAQVTILDGQNSVQFAINGVDDVVVDGNQLVMISASAIGFSNTSSTLIITDDDIAPPPTADIDYAIATSAVTLTEGDSGAQQVTFTITRTEITQVANATVTQTGTGAIQSTSSAFAQVAAAQAASSIDFTIGGTATNTEDFNNIGGTSGASGLTGTINFGVGETSKTITLDVLGDTTVEPDETIVVSLANATAPSTATISTATATTTILNDDVAPPPPADIDYAIETSAVTVTEGDSGAQQVTFTVTRTGATQDASSIDFTIGGTATNTEDFNNISGTSGASGLTGTINFGADETSKTITLDVLGDTDIESDETIIVSLANGTASGTATISTDTATTTILNDDVAPPPPADIDYAIATSAATVTEGDSGAQQVTFTVTRTGATQDASSIDFTLGGTATNTEDFNNIGGSSGASGLTGTINFGADETSQTITLDVLGDTDIEPDETVVVSLANATAPGTATISADSAITTILNDDTAPPPPADIDYAIATSAVTVTEGDSGSQQVTFTVTRTGATQDASSIDFTLGGTATNTEDFNNISGTSGASGLTGTINFGADETSQTITLDVLGDTDIESDETVVVSLLNATASGIATISTDTATTTILNDDVAPPPPTDIDYAIATSAVTVTEGDSGAQQVTFTVTRTGATQDASSIDFTLGGTAINSEDFNNIGGSSGASGLTGTINFGADETSKTITLDVLGDTDIEPDETVVVSLSNATAPGTATISTDSATTTILNDDAPPPPPADIDYAIATSAVTVTERDSGAQQVAFTVTRTGATQDASSIDFSFGGTAINSEDFNNIGGSSGASGLTGTINFGADETSKTITLDVLGDTTIEPDETIIVSLTNGTALGTATISTDSATTTILNDDTAPPPPADIDYAIATSAVTVTEGDSGAQQVTFTVTRTGATQDASSIDFTLGGTATNAEDFNNIGGSSGASGLTGTINFGADETSKTITLDVLGDTTIESDETIIVSLANGTASGTATISTDSAITTILNDDAPPPPLADIDYSIATSAVSLTEGDNGAQQVTFTVTRTGSTQNASSVDFTFGGTATNSEDFNNIGGTSGAAGLTGTINFGVDETSKTITLDVLGDTHVEPDETIVVSLANATAPGTATISTDSATTTILNDDFLNEDNDSDDDADESNENNSGDGEENTSSGKVLHGTHGHDRLVGMDGDDTIRGLRGDDLLLGRGGDDHIQGNGGEDTLKGGSGDDELLGGHGRDYLLGGDGHDLLRGGNGKDLLVGGAGSDTFVLEPGKGRDVIADFDGAVDKVSLMAEQLSFDDLKITSVGHSSLVSVASTGDQLAFFTGVGADLLNANVFMVIENPRQA; via the coding sequence ATGCCTCCTATAAATGATGACCAAAGCCTTGCTGCAAGTATTGCCTCGATAGGAGACACTCAAAGTTATACCTTCACCGCCCAAGCAGGAGACTTGATTAAAGCCTTTGTCGATAATTTGACGGGAGGCCGAGTCCAAATTCAGCTACTAGATTCAGATGGTGTGACTGTTCTAGAAGAGCAAAGCTCACCCTTGAACGCTCGAGATGCTGGTATTGGATTGACCTCGCTACCATTTGCCATTGCAGCAACAGGTCAGTATACGCTTGTGGTGGCTGGCGTAGGAAACACCACCGGTAACTACACCGTAGGTCTGACCAACTTTACAGAGAACGCTCAAACTATAGCGGACAACCAAGTCGTCGCATCATCTCTCGACTTTGCCGGTGATGGCGAAGCTTATACCTTTACCGCTCAATCCGGTGACTTAATTGAAGCCTTTGTTGATAATTTGACAGGAGGCCGAGTCCGAATTCGATTGTTGGATGCGAATGGCGTGACTGTTTTAGACGAGCAAAGCTCACCACTGAACGCTAGAGACGTTGGTGTTGGAGAATTAACATCACTCCCATTTGCCATTGCATCAACAGGTCAGTACACCCTGTTAGTCGATGGGGTGGGAGATGCCACCGGTAACTACACCGTAGGTCTGACCAACTTTACAGAGAACGCTCAAACTATAGCGGACAACCAAGTTGTCACATCATCTCTCGACTTTGCTGGTGATGGAGAAGCCTATACCTTCACAGCTCAGACAGGCGACCTGATAGAAGCCTTTGTCGATAATTTGACAGGAGGCCGAGTTCGCATCCGATTGTTAGATGCCAATGGCGTGACTGTTTTAGACGAGCAAAGCTCACCACTGAACGCTAGAGACGTTGGTGTTGGAGAATTAACATCACTCCCATTTGCCATTGCATCGACAGGTCAGTACACCCTGTTAGTCGATGGGGTGGGAGATGCCACCGGTAACTACACCGTAGGTCTGACCAACTTTACAGAGAACTCCCAGATCATAGCGGACAACCAAGTTGTCACATCATCTCTTGACTTTGCCGGTGATGGCGAAGCTTATACCTTTACCGCTCAGGCAGGCGACCTGATAGAAGCCTTTGTCGATAATTTGACAGGAGGCCGAGTTCGCATCCGATTGTTAGATGCGAATGGCGTGACTGTTTTAGACGAGCAAAGCTCACCACTGAACGCTAGAGACGTTGGTGTTGGAGAATTAACATCACTCCCATTTGCCATTGCATCAACAGGTCAGTACACCCTGTTAGTCGATGGGGTGGGAGATGCCACCGGTAACTACACCGTAGGTCTGACCAACTTTACAGAGAACTCCCAGATCATAGCGGACAACCAAGTTGTCACATCATCTCTCGACTTCGCCGGTGATGGCGAAGCTTATACCTTTACCGCTCAATCCGGTGACTTAATTGAAGCCTTTGTTGATAATTTGACAGGAGGCCGAGTCCGAATTCGATTGTTGGATGCGAATGGCGTGACTGTTTTAGACGAGCAAAGCTCACCACTGAACGCTAGAGACGTTGGTGTTGGAGAATTAACATCACTCCCATTTGCCATTGCATCAACAGGTCAGTACACCCTGTTAGTCGATGGGGTGGGAGATGCCACCGGTAACTACACCGTAGGTCTGACCAACTTTACAGAGAACGCTCAAACTATAGCGGACAACCAAGTCGTCGCATCATCTCTCGACTTTGCCGGTGATGGAGAAGCTTATACCTTTACCGCTCAATCTGGCGACCTGATAGAAGCCTTTGTCGATAATTTAACGGGAGGCCGAGTCCGAATTCGATTGTTGGATGCGAATGGTACGACTGTTTTAGACGAGCAAAGCTCACCACTGAACGCTAGAGACGTTTCAATAGAGAACTTTCAGATTCAGAATGCCGGAACCTACACGCTGCTTGTTGATGGTGTGGGTGATACAACTGGGAACTATATCTTGAATTTTGGTGGGGCCTCTTCGCCTTCTCTGAGTTTAAGTATTAGCCCCAATAGCATTTCAGAAAATGGTGGTATAGCTACCGCAACATTGACTCGGAATTCAACGATTGGTGATTTAACGGTTGATCTAGCTAGCAATGATGTTACTGAAGCATCAGTACCAGCTCAAGTCACTATTCTCGATGGCCAAAATTCAGTCCAATTCGCTATCAATGGAGTGGATGATGTTGTAGTTGATGGGAATCAACTCGTCATGATTAGTGCATCGGCCATCGGATTTTCCAATACCAGTAGCACCTTGATTATTACTGATGATGACATTGCGCCCCCTCCAACTGCTGATATTGATTACGCTATAGCGACGAGTGCCGTAACGCTCACTGAGGGAGATAGTGGTGCCCAACAAGTCACCTTCACCATCACTCGAACAGAGATCACTCAGGTTGCTAACGCTACAGTCACTCAAACAGGAACAGGTGCTATTCAATCTACTAGCAGTGCATTCGCTCAGGTAGCTGCTGCTCAAGCTGCTAGTAGTATCGACTTTACGATTGGCGGCACAGCAACCAATACGGAAGATTTCAACAATATTGGTGGCACCAGTGGTGCTTCAGGCTTAACTGGCACGATTAATTTTGGTGTGGGTGAAACCAGTAAAACGATTACCCTTGATGTTCTAGGTGACACTACTGTTGAGCCTGACGAAACTATTGTTGTGTCACTTGCTAATGCTACTGCTCCTAGTACAGCAACCATCAGTACTGCTACTGCTACCACAACCATCTTGAACGATGATGTTGCTCCCCCTCCACCAGCTGATATTGATTACGCCATCGAGACGAGTGCAGTTACGGTCACAGAAGGAGATAGTGGAGCACAGCAAGTTACCTTCACAGTGACTCGGACAGGTGCGACTCAAGATGCCAGCAGCATTGACTTTACGATTGGTGGCACCGCAACTAACACTGAAGATTTCAACAATATTAGTGGAACTAGTGGTGCTTCTGGTTTAACTGGAACTATCAATTTTGGTGCGGATGAAACCAGCAAAACTATCACCCTAGATGTTCTAGGTGATACGGATATTGAGTCCGATGAAACCATCATTGTGTCCCTTGCGAATGGGACTGCTTCTGGCACAGCAACCATTAGTACTGATACTGCCACCACAACCATCTTGAACGATGACGTTGCACCACCTCCCCCTGCTGATATTGATTACGCTATAGCAACGAGTGCAGCTACTGTCACAGAAGGAGATAGTGGAGCACAACAAGTTACCTTCACAGTGACTCGGACAGGTGCGACTCAAGATGCCAGCAGTATCGACTTTACACTTGGTGGCACAGCAACTAACACTGAAGATTTCAACAACATTGGTGGAAGCAGTGGTGCTTCTGGTTTAACTGGGACTATCAATTTTGGTGCAGATGAAACTAGTCAAACTATCACCCTAGATGTTTTGGGTGATACGGATATTGAGCCAGATGAGACTGTTGTGGTTTCACTTGCCAATGCCACTGCTCCTGGCACCGCAACCATCAGCGCTGACTCTGCCATCACAACTATCTTGAATGATGATACTGCGCCCCCTCCACCAGCTGATATTGATTACGCCATAGCGACAAGTGCAGTTACTGTCACGGAAGGGGATAGTGGCTCTCAACAAGTCACGTTTACTGTCACCCGAACAGGTGCCACTCAAGATGCCAGCAGCATCGACTTTACACTTGGTGGCACAGCAACTAACACTGAAGATTTCAACAATATTAGTGGAACTAGTGGTGCTTCTGGTTTAACTGGGACTATCAATTTTGGTGCAGATGAAACTAGTCAAACGATCACCTTAGATGTTTTGGGTGATACGGATATTGAGTCTGATGAGACTGTTGTGGTGTCCCTTTTAAACGCAACTGCTTCTGGCATCGCAACCATTAGTACTGATACTGCCACCACAACTATCTTGAACGATGACGTTGCACCCCCTCCACCGACTGATATTGATTACGCCATAGCGACAAGTGCAGTCACAGTCACAGAAGGAGATAGTGGGGCACAGCAAGTTACCTTTACAGTGACCCGAACAGGTGCGACTCAAGATGCTAGCAGTATCGACTTTACACTTGGTGGCACAGCAATAAATTCCGAAGATTTCAATAATATTGGTGGAAGCAGTGGTGCTTCTGGATTAACTGGAACGATTAATTTTGGTGCAGATGAAACCAGCAAAACCATCACTCTTGATGTTCTAGGTGATACGGATATTGAGCCCGATGAGACTGTTGTGGTGTCCCTTTCAAACGCCACTGCTCCTGGTACTGCAACCATCAGTACTGACTCTGCTACCACAACCATCTTGAATGACGATGCACCACCTCCCCCGCCTGCTGATATTGATTACGCTATAGCAACGAGTGCAGTCACGGTCACAGAAAGAGATAGTGGAGCACAACAAGTTGCCTTCACAGTGACTCGAACAGGTGCCACGCAAGATGCCAGCAGCATTGATTTCAGTTTTGGTGGCACAGCGATCAATTCCGAAGATTTCAATAATATTGGTGGAAGCAGTGGTGCTTCTGGATTAACTGGAACGATCAATTTTGGAGCTGATGAAACTAGTAAAACGATCACCCTAGATGTTTTGGGCGACACTACTATTGAGCCAGATGAAACTATCATTGTGTCCCTTACCAATGGGACTGCCCTTGGTACCGCAACCATCAGTACTGACTCTGCTACCACAACCATCTTGAATGATGACACTGCACCCCCTCCACCCGCTGATATTGATTACGCTATAGCGACGAGTGCAGTCACGGTCACAGAAGGAGATAGTGGGGCACAACAAGTTACCTTCACAGTGACCCGAACAGGTGCGACTCAAGATGCCAGCAGCATCGACTTTACACTGGGTGGCACAGCAACTAACGCTGAAGATTTCAACAACATTGGTGGAAGCAGTGGTGCTTCAGGACTAACTGGGACTATTAATTTTGGTGCAGATGAAACCAGCAAAACGATCACCTTAGATGTCTTGGGCGACACTACTATTGAGTCCGATGAAACCATCATTGTGTCCCTTGCCAATGGGACTGCTTCTGGCACAGCAACCATTAGTACTGACTCTGCTATTACAACTATCTTGAACGATGATGCTCCGCCGCCCCCACTTGCTGATATTGACTATTCCATCGCAACAAGTGCAGTCAGTCTTACTGAAGGAGATAATGGTGCCCAGCAAGTCACCTTCACGGTCACCCGCACTGGCTCTACTCAAAACGCTAGCAGTGTTGACTTTACTTTTGGTGGCACAGCGACCAATTCCGAAGATTTCAATAATATTGGGGGCACGAGTGGCGCTGCTGGTTTAACTGGCACGATCAATTTTGGTGTCGATGAAACTAGCAAAACTATCACCCTTGATGTATTAGGCGACACGCATGTAGAACCTGATGAAACTATTGTGGTGTCCCTTGCGAATGCCACTGCTCCTGGCACCGCAACCATCAGTACTGATTCTGCTACCACAACTATTTTGAATGATGACTTCTTGAATGAAGACAATGATTCGGATGATGACGCAGATGAGAGTAATGAGAATAACTCTGGGGATGGCGAAGAAAATACTAGCTCTGGCAAAGTTCTGCATGGGACTCATGGCCATGACAGGCTTGTCGGTATGGATGGAGATGACACCATAAGAGGGCTTCGAGGTGACGATCTTCTGCTTGGGCGTGGTGGTGATGATCATATTCAGGGCAATGGGGGCGAGGATACTCTCAAGGGAGGATCAGGTGATGATGAGTTGCTAGGAGGCCATGGTCGTGACTATCTCCTTGGTGGCGATGGTCATGATTTATTACGAGGTGGAAACGGTAAAGATCTGCTGGTTGGTGGAGCTGGGTCAGATACTTTTGTCCTTGAACCTGGGAAAGGGAGAGATGTCATTGCCGATTTTGATGGGGCAGTTGACAAGGTGAGCTTGATGGCCGAACAGCTCTCATTTGATGACCTCAAGATTACATCTGTAGGGCACAGTTCCTTGGTAAGCGTTGCAAGTACGGGCGATCAGCTGGCCTTCTTTACAGGGGTCGGTGCAGACTTACTCAATGCAAATGTATTTATGGTGATTGAGAATCCTCGACAAGCTTGA